In Aquimarina sp. TRL1, a single window of DNA contains:
- a CDS encoding DUF2461 domain-containing protein translates to MDFQQLFHFLEKLQQNNSKEWMDAHRKAYQKNRTNFIQWLDELNDRLAAMDPDYFPTPGKKGMNRINNNLLFHPHKPVYKDHFGAGLDQLTKQGDFYIHIGISECLLAGGYWKPENKILNSIREAIDYNGEELKKIITKKSFKKMFGSLYTDGNDLLKKAPKGYTTDHEHIDLLKHKTFAVIHPLEKKQVLQDDFTDYVVQVYKEMLPFRRYLRQAVSV, encoded by the coding sequence ATGGACTTTCAGCAGCTTTTTCATTTTTTAGAAAAACTTCAACAAAATAATTCCAAGGAATGGATGGATGCCCATAGGAAAGCGTATCAAAAAAACAGAACTAATTTTATCCAATGGCTAGATGAGCTGAACGATCGACTTGCGGCAATGGATCCTGATTATTTTCCTACTCCCGGAAAAAAAGGAATGAATCGGATCAATAACAATTTACTATTTCATCCTCATAAACCTGTTTACAAAGATCATTTTGGTGCAGGTTTGGACCAGTTGACAAAGCAAGGAGATTTTTATATTCATATCGGGATTTCCGAATGTCTTCTTGCTGGAGGATATTGGAAACCTGAAAACAAGATTCTAAACAGTATTCGGGAAGCAATCGATTATAACGGAGAAGAATTAAAAAAAATAATTACTAAAAAAAGTTTCAAAAAGATGTTCGGGTCACTGTATACAGATGGAAATGACCTCTTAAAAAAAGCCCCTAAAGGCTATACTACAGACCACGAGCATATCGATCTATTAAAACACAAAACATTTGCTGTAATTCACCCTCTGGAAAAGAAACAGGTACTCCAAGATGATTTTACCGATTATGTTGTACAGGTTTACAAAGAAATGCTTCCTTTTAGACGCTATTTGCGACAAGCAGTTTCTGTATAG
- a CDS encoding deoxynucleoside kinase encodes MHIAVAGNIGAGKTTLTRLLAKHYKWEAQFEDVMENPYLEDFYNKMERWSFNLQIYFLNSRFRQILEIRKNGKDIIQDRTIYEDAYIFAPNLHAMGLMTNRDFENYRSLFDLMESVVEGPDLMIYLRSSIPNLVAQIHKRGRDYENSISIDYLSRLNERYEAWVHGYDKGNLLIIDVDHINFVDNPEDLGDIINKIDAQLHGLF; translated from the coding sequence ATGCATATAGCAGTTGCGGGAAACATTGGTGCTGGAAAAACAACCTTAACACGTTTATTAGCGAAACATTACAAGTGGGAAGCTCAATTTGAAGATGTAATGGAGAATCCATATCTGGAAGATTTCTACAATAAAATGGAACGCTGGTCTTTTAATCTTCAAATCTATTTTTTAAACAGTAGATTCAGGCAAATTCTGGAAATCCGAAAAAACGGAAAAGACATTATTCAAGACAGGACAATTTATGAAGATGCTTATATCTTTGCTCCTAACCTGCATGCAATGGGGTTAATGACTAATAGAGATTTCGAAAATTACCGTTCTTTATTTGATTTGATGGAAAGTGTTGTCGAAGGTCCTGATCTTATGATTTATCTGAGAAGCAGTATCCCTAATCTAGTGGCACAAATTCACAAACGAGGTCGGGATTACGAAAACTCTATCAGTATTGATTACCTCAGTAGATTAAATGAGCGCTATGAAGCATGGGTACACGGGTATGACAAAGGGAACTTATTAATTATCGATGTAGATCACATTAATTTTGTAGATAACCCAGAAGATCTGGGAGATATCATTAATAAAATAGATGCACAATTACACGGATTGTTCTAA
- a CDS encoding response regulator transcription factor, with protein sequence MSNFTEIILAEDEPSLAQIIKESLSTRSFKVHIACNGIEAIQLYKNTDAKLLVLDVMMPKKDGFTVAKEIRQIDDTIPIIFLTAKSQTEDVVEGFSIGGNDYLKKPFSMEELIVRINNLLQRTLLQKKAEVMMIGQYTFNFPKQQLEHRNETQQLTHRESHLLFHLIKNKNQVLDRSMILKKLWGDDDFFNGRSMDVFITKLRKKLKHDPQLQIINIRGYGYKLID encoded by the coding sequence ATGAGTAACTTTACAGAAATTATTTTAGCAGAAGACGAACCCTCTCTAGCGCAAATTATAAAAGAGAGTCTAAGCACCAGATCGTTTAAAGTCCATATCGCCTGCAATGGAATTGAGGCTATACAATTATATAAAAACACAGATGCCAAACTACTTGTATTGGATGTAATGATGCCTAAAAAAGATGGATTTACTGTCGCAAAAGAAATCCGACAGATAGATGATACGATTCCTATCATTTTCCTAACAGCAAAGTCCCAAACTGAAGATGTAGTTGAAGGCTTTTCTATCGGGGGCAATGACTATCTAAAGAAACCTTTTAGTATGGAAGAACTCATTGTACGAATCAACAATCTACTTCAAAGAACACTTCTTCAAAAAAAAGCAGAAGTCATGATGATTGGTCAATACACTTTTAATTTCCCCAAACAACAACTGGAGCACAGAAACGAGACGCAGCAACTAACTCATAGAGAATCCCATTTATTGTTCCATTTAATAAAAAACAAAAACCAGGTTTTAGATCGTTCCATGATCTTAAAAAAATTATGGGGAGACGATGATTTTTTTAATGGAAGAAGCATGGATGTTTTTATTACAAAACTCAGAAAAAAACTAAAACACGACCCTCAATTACAGATTATAAACATTAGAGGCTATGGATATAAGCTTATAGATTAG
- a CDS encoding sensor histidine kinase KdpD — MQKKRDQHILFFIAIVSLITIGIQLYWNYKNYKASEQQLINDVQIGLDNAVNYYYEKIAKDNTLDLATSISQHYYEFSEVKRDGSHQSHKQSHKDTFPYPYSPQKHYPNLQKNKKLNTMRVYTDSSLSNMVKYNLPEKSPESTSQIKFITIPKTGDTIIEIEKLKLIEAEPIKELASKILISVSNDNMNIHQLDSLLKHEFSRKQITVDYSLTYNDQFNNQKIIPFSSPPQKTLTTSTTSLYLPYSSTIGLSYTNTTTTLLKKNLLGILLSFILIATVIYCMLYLLRIINRQKQLAEVKNDLISNITHEFKTPITTINAALEGISLFNKNNNPEKTKKYVTISFEQLQKLNLMVEKILETASLDSDKLQLNKERIELVSFMNDCIAKHQHQLSQKKKIQYLPSSTKIYAHIDIFHIENAINNIIDNAIKYGGNEIHIAIKDHNNQITIQISDNGSSLSKAHKDKIFEKFYRVPKGNTHDVKGFGIGLFYTKTIIEKHQGTITATLDHQMTNFIITLPNE; from the coding sequence ATGCAGAAAAAACGTGATCAACATATTTTGTTTTTTATAGCCATAGTAAGTCTCATCACTATAGGCATACAATTATATTGGAATTACAAAAATTATAAAGCAAGTGAACAACAGCTTATTAACGATGTTCAAATCGGTCTGGATAATGCTGTCAACTATTACTATGAGAAAATTGCTAAGGATAATACACTAGATCTCGCGACGTCTATTAGCCAACATTATTATGAGTTTTCTGAAGTAAAAAGAGACGGTTCCCATCAAAGCCATAAACAATCTCACAAGGATACTTTTCCCTACCCTTATAGTCCACAGAAACATTACCCTAATTTGCAAAAAAATAAAAAACTGAATACAATGAGGGTATATACAGATTCCAGCCTTTCTAATATGGTAAAGTACAACCTTCCTGAAAAATCCCCTGAAAGCACCAGCCAAATTAAGTTTATCACCATACCTAAAACTGGGGACACTATCATTGAAATAGAAAAATTAAAATTGATAGAAGCAGAACCCATTAAAGAACTGGCTTCCAAAATTCTTATTTCTGTTTCGAATGACAATATGAATATTCATCAATTAGACAGTCTTTTGAAACATGAATTTTCCCGAAAACAAATTACCGTTGATTATTCATTAACGTATAACGATCAGTTCAACAATCAAAAAATCATCCCTTTTTCCAGTCCTCCACAAAAGACCTTAACCACTTCCACAACTTCTTTATACTTGCCATATAGCAGTACTATCGGATTATCATATACCAACACAACAACTACCTTACTCAAAAAAAACCTGCTGGGAATACTTCTCTCTTTTATTCTGATTGCTACCGTTATCTATTGCATGTTATATTTATTGAGAATCATCAACCGTCAAAAACAACTTGCAGAAGTAAAAAATGATCTGATCAGCAATATCACACATGAGTTCAAAACTCCTATTACTACCATCAATGCTGCTCTGGAAGGGATTTCTTTGTTTAATAAAAACAACAATCCTGAAAAAACAAAAAAATATGTAACTATCTCATTTGAGCAATTACAAAAACTAAATTTAATGGTGGAAAAAATACTGGAAACCGCCTCCCTGGACAGTGACAAATTACAACTAAATAAAGAACGCATAGAACTCGTTAGCTTTATGAATGATTGTATTGCCAAACATCAACACCAATTATCTCAGAAAAAAAAGATACAGTACCTACCGTCTTCTACCAAAATTTATGCACATATAGATATCTTTCATATTGAAAATGCCATAAACAATATCATTGATAATGCGATCAAATATGGAGGGAATGAGATTCATATAGCGATCAAAGATCACAACAATCAGATAACAATACAGATTAGTGATAATGGTTCTTCTCTATCAAAGGCACACAAAGACAAGATATTTGAGAAATTCTACCGTGTTCCCAAGGGCAATACCCATGATGTAAAAGGATTCGGAATTGGTTTATTCTACACAAAAACAATAATAGAAAAACACCAGGGAACCATTACTGCTACTTTAGATCACCAAATGACTAACTTTATAATTACCCTCCCCAATGAGTAA
- a CDS encoding GLPGLI family protein, producing the protein MIRIMILLMMLFVNSLFAQDFQGVAIYQSSSKMDLDIGESAAPSGMKEQLEAMLIKQFQKEYRLDFSIHESIYQEEKQLENPASNQGVKMIVIGSGGGEVLYKNTKESRYVSSNDIFGKQFLIKDTLRKNKWELTNETKKIGNYLCYKATRKVESIEIRNITINGEKEKAKEKKKEQLITAWYTPLIPVSNGPSMYGGLPGLILEVNDGKQTMLCKKIVINPKNKVTIKEPAKGKVVTQERFNEIMNKKIEEMKIHSSHRSGDGGIEIKIGG; encoded by the coding sequence ATGATACGAATAATGATACTACTTATGATGCTGTTTGTTAATTCTTTGTTTGCTCAGGATTTTCAGGGGGTGGCAATATATCAATCAAGCAGCAAAATGGATCTTGATATAGGTGAATCAGCAGCTCCTTCCGGAATGAAAGAGCAACTTGAAGCGATGTTGATCAAACAATTTCAAAAAGAGTACCGATTGGATTTTTCTATTCATGAATCGATATATCAGGAAGAAAAACAATTAGAGAATCCCGCTTCTAATCAGGGCGTTAAAATGATTGTGATAGGTTCAGGTGGTGGAGAGGTGTTGTATAAGAATACAAAAGAATCAAGGTATGTGAGTAGTAATGACATTTTTGGTAAACAGTTTTTGATTAAAGATACATTGCGAAAAAATAAATGGGAGTTAACCAACGAAACAAAAAAAATAGGGAATTATTTATGTTATAAAGCTACCCGAAAAGTAGAGAGCATTGAAATAAGAAATATTACAATTAATGGAGAAAAAGAAAAGGCTAAAGAGAAGAAAAAGGAACAGCTAATAACAGCCTGGTATACGCCATTGATACCAGTAAGTAATGGACCTTCTATGTATGGAGGGCTGCCGGGTTTGATATTGGAAGTTAATGATGGTAAGCAGACGATGCTTTGCAAAAAAATTGTAATCAATCCTAAAAATAAAGTAACGATCAAAGAACCAGCAAAAGGAAAAGTAGTTACTCAGGAACGATTTAATGAGATTATGAATAAGAAAATAGAAGAAATGAAAATACATTCTAGTCATCGTTCAGGAGATGGTGGTATCGAAATAAAAATAGGAGGATAA
- a CDS encoding carboxypeptidase-like regulatory domain-containing protein, with protein sequence MKIIYMLLLLIGATWGATAQKVVLSGKVQDEKGNVLEMANVIAYKNSGTEMVAYGISNDQGKYKLVVPGDAMYTLKVSYLGLTADDREIKVSKTDQTIDFIMKADENSLDEVELVYEMPVVVKGDTVVYNTDSFTNGAEKKLGDVLKKLPGIEVTENGEIEVEGKKVSKVMVEGKDFFDGNSKLATGNIPADALDKVEVLRNYEEVDQMRGLSNSQDQVAINVKLKEGKKNFWFGDVKAGAGVGNTERHLVKPKLFYYNPAYSLNLLGDINDIGEVPFTLQDYFNFTGGLRNLEKGGTSLDFSLDNIGLSLLGNNRAREVATKFGAANFSYNKIKGLDISGYSIFNKTRTSLLTNIRRLYIDNTPSDTDNTIEEVTQAAEQNNQIGMLKLNAVYKPSTKLRIDYDLLGKISSLEETSSFLSRREEAIEDIRENGENKPASLTQNINAYYTATTKDVFSFSAQHLLQKEIPLYNAIRDDIPFRGVFTTIHNPIDPTQDTFYPLKQSDRYDINQEKEIRTNKLDSRLDYYRVLTKKSNLNFYAGNTLSHQRFTSRIFQQLEEEENTFADNEFANQVTYGFLDTYLGLRYKFIKGIFTINPGISLHNYQLRDEQLGTTEVRKSWKLLPDFFATARLKKNETVNFRYQMTANYTDVNKLALGYVFDSYNALYRGNRNLENALYNDLSLSYHSFNMFNHTTVYAYAKYTHRQNPIKNTSVISGINQVHTPVNSNFADEVFAAMGEFSRSFGKVKGKLRANVNNAWYNTIVNGDASKSTSFTQEYEIAGSTNFKQGPNVDIGYKLAINEYNNNGAKNVFYTKQPYVKLEWQFLKGFLWNASYNYFLYQNKERTLNEYGILNGEISYQKPQGKWEYAISATNLLNTAYIYQDHFNEVYNSTSQYAIQPRYWMFGITYNL encoded by the coding sequence ATGAAAATTATATATATGTTGTTGCTTCTTATAGGAGCGACCTGGGGAGCGACTGCTCAAAAAGTAGTTCTTTCAGGAAAAGTTCAGGATGAGAAAGGGAATGTTTTGGAGATGGCGAATGTAATTGCATATAAAAACTCAGGAACAGAGATGGTGGCTTATGGAATTTCTAATGATCAGGGAAAATATAAACTGGTAGTTCCCGGGGATGCTATGTATACATTAAAAGTAAGCTACCTGGGATTAACAGCAGATGATAGAGAAATTAAAGTATCAAAGACAGATCAGACAATAGATTTCATAATGAAAGCGGATGAAAACAGTTTGGATGAAGTAGAATTAGTATATGAAATGCCGGTAGTGGTAAAAGGAGATACAGTGGTTTATAATACAGATTCATTTACCAATGGAGCAGAAAAAAAATTAGGAGATGTATTAAAAAAGTTACCAGGAATAGAGGTTACAGAAAATGGAGAGATAGAAGTAGAGGGGAAGAAAGTGTCCAAGGTTATGGTAGAGGGGAAAGATTTTTTTGACGGAAATTCTAAATTGGCGACAGGAAACATTCCTGCCGATGCTTTGGATAAGGTAGAAGTACTTCGTAATTACGAAGAGGTGGATCAAATGAGAGGATTAAGTAATTCTCAAGATCAGGTAGCAATTAATGTAAAGCTAAAAGAAGGGAAAAAGAATTTTTGGTTTGGAGATGTTAAAGCTGGCGCTGGAGTAGGGAATACAGAGAGACACTTGGTGAAACCAAAGTTGTTTTATTATAACCCCGCTTATAGTCTTAATCTATTAGGAGATATTAATGATATTGGAGAAGTACCTTTTACATTACAGGACTATTTTAATTTTACTGGAGGCTTGAGGAACCTGGAGAAAGGAGGAACAAGTCTTGATTTTTCTTTGGATAATATCGGACTTTCACTACTGGGTAATAATAGGGCTAGAGAAGTTGCTACAAAATTTGGAGCAGCTAACTTTTCGTATAATAAAATTAAAGGGTTAGATATTTCAGGCTATAGTATTTTTAATAAGACAAGAACCAGTCTGCTTACTAATATCAGACGGTTATACATTGATAATACACCTTCTGATACGGATAATACTATAGAAGAGGTTACGCAAGCTGCGGAGCAAAATAATCAGATAGGAATGTTGAAATTAAATGCAGTGTATAAACCTTCTACAAAACTCAGAATAGATTATGATCTTCTGGGGAAAATATCCAGTTTAGAAGAAACCTCTTCATTTTTGTCCAGAAGAGAGGAAGCTATAGAAGATATTAGAGAGAATGGCGAAAATAAACCAGCTTCTTTAACACAAAATATCAATGCATACTATACTGCAACAACGAAAGATGTTTTTTCGTTTTCAGCACAACATTTATTGCAGAAAGAAATACCATTATATAATGCCATCCGGGATGATATTCCTTTTAGAGGAGTGTTTACTACAATACATAATCCGATTGATCCGACACAAGATACATTTTATCCTTTGAAGCAGAGTGATCGATATGATATCAATCAGGAAAAAGAAATTAGAACGAATAAATTAGATAGTAGATTAGATTATTATAGAGTGTTAACCAAAAAAAGTAATCTTAATTTTTATGCTGGTAATACATTGAGTCATCAAAGGTTTACCTCCAGAATTTTTCAACAGTTAGAAGAAGAAGAAAACACCTTTGCTGATAATGAATTTGCTAATCAGGTAACATATGGGTTTTTAGATACATATCTGGGACTTAGGTATAAATTTATAAAAGGAATTTTTACAATTAATCCGGGAATTAGTCTTCATAATTATCAATTAAGAGATGAACAGTTGGGAACTACAGAGGTAAGGAAGTCCTGGAAACTCCTTCCTGATTTTTTTGCGACAGCGCGACTAAAAAAGAATGAAACTGTTAATTTCCGATACCAAATGACGGCTAATTATACAGATGTTAACAAACTGGCATTAGGGTATGTTTTTGATTCATATAATGCATTATACAGAGGAAATCGCAATTTAGAGAATGCTTTATATAATGATTTGTCTCTGTCTTATCATAGTTTCAATATGTTTAATCATACCACTGTTTATGCTTATGCAAAATATACACATCGGCAAAACCCAATAAAAAATACTAGTGTTATTTCGGGGATTAATCAGGTACATACTCCAGTCAATTCCAATTTTGCAGATGAGGTATTTGCTGCTATGGGTGAATTCTCCAGAAGTTTTGGAAAGGTGAAAGGGAAACTGAGGGCAAATGTTAATAATGCCTGGTATAATACGATTGTGAATGGAGACGCTAGTAAAAGTACAAGCTTTACTCAGGAATATGAAATAGCAGGGTCGACGAATTTTAAACAAGGTCCGAATGTTGATATAGGATACAAACTTGCGATCAATGAATATAATAATAACGGAGCAAAGAATGTATTTTATACAAAACAACCGTATGTAAAATTAGAATGGCAGTTCTTAAAAGGATTTTTATGGAATGCTTCTTACAATTATTTCTTGTATCAGAATAAAGAGCGAACATTAAATGAATATGGAATTCTTAATGGAGAAATATCATATCAGAAACCTCAGGGGAAATGGGAGTATGCTATTTCAGCTACGAATCTTTTGAACACAGCGTATATATATCAGGATCATTTTAATGAGGTGTATAATAGTACCTCTCAGTACGCGATACAACCTCGCTATTGGATGTTTGGAATTACATATAATTTATAA
- the metK gene encoding methionine adenosyltransferase: MAYLFTSESVSEGHPDKVADQISDALLDNFLAFDPESKVACETLVTTGQVVLAGEVKSKTYLDVQHIARDVINAIGYTKGAYQFSGDSCGVISLIHEQSQDINQGVDRETKEEQGAGDQGMMFGYATKETENYMPLALDISHKILIELANLRREGKEIPYLRPDSKSQVTIEYSDDNVPQRIVAIVVSTQHDDFDSNDEVMLDKIKQDIISILIPRVVAQLPAYVQQLFNEEIVYHINPTGKFVIGGPHGDTGLTGRKIIVDTYGGKGAHGGGAFSGKDPSKVDRSAAYASRHIAKNLVAAGVASEALVQVSYAIGVVEPTSIFVDTYGTSKTGLTDGEIAEKVSQIFDMRPAAIEERLKLRNPIYQETAAYGHMGKQPQKITKVFESPYSGKIEKEVELFTWEKLDYVAAVKKAFNL; the protein is encoded by the coding sequence ATGGCATATTTATTCACTTCAGAAAGTGTATCTGAAGGACACCCAGATAAAGTAGCAGATCAAATTAGTGATGCGCTATTAGATAATTTTTTAGCTTTTGATCCAGAGTCTAAAGTAGCCTGTGAAACACTGGTTACAACAGGGCAGGTTGTACTGGCTGGAGAAGTAAAATCTAAAACATACCTAGACGTACAGCATATTGCTCGTGACGTTATCAATGCAATTGGCTACACCAAAGGAGCTTATCAATTTAGCGGAGACTCCTGCGGAGTAATTTCTTTAATTCACGAACAATCTCAAGATATTAACCAAGGTGTCGACAGAGAAACAAAAGAAGAGCAGGGTGCTGGAGACCAAGGGATGATGTTTGGTTATGCTACTAAGGAAACTGAAAATTACATGCCATTGGCCCTGGATATTTCTCATAAAATATTAATAGAGCTAGCTAACCTAAGAAGAGAAGGTAAAGAGATTCCTTATCTCCGTCCCGATTCAAAAAGTCAGGTAACTATAGAATACAGTGATGACAATGTCCCACAAAGAATTGTTGCTATTGTAGTATCTACACAGCATGATGATTTCGACAGTAATGACGAAGTTATGCTAGACAAAATAAAGCAAGATATTATTTCAATTCTTATTCCGAGAGTTGTTGCTCAATTACCAGCATACGTACAGCAGTTATTCAACGAAGAAATTGTTTACCACATTAACCCTACTGGTAAATTTGTTATCGGAGGACCTCATGGAGATACCGGACTTACCGGTAGAAAAATTATCGTTGATACTTACGGAGGAAAAGGAGCTCATGGAGGAGGTGCTTTCTCAGGAAAAGATCCTAGCAAAGTAGATCGCTCAGCTGCTTATGCTTCCAGACATATTGCGAAAAACCTTGTTGCCGCAGGAGTTGCCAGTGAAGCCTTAGTTCAGGTTTCATATGCAATTGGAGTGGTAGAACCTACATCTATATTTGTAGATACCTATGGCACTAGCAAAACCGGATTAACTGATGGAGAGATTGCAGAAAAAGTTTCTCAGATTTTTGATATGAGACCTGCTGCCATCGAAGAAAGATTGAAGTTAAGAAATCCTATTTATCAGGAAACTGCTGCTTATGGTCATATGGGAAAACAACCTCAAAAAATTACCAAAGTATTCGAAAGCCCATACTCAGGAAAAATAGAAAAAGAAGTAGAATTATTCACCTGGGAAAAACTAGATTATGTAGCTGCCGTAAAAAAGGCTTTTAATCTATAA
- a CDS encoding O-acetylhomoserine aminocarboxypropyltransferase/cysteine synthase family protein, translated as MSTKKLATNALHAGHDVKSNGGTRAVPIYQTSSYVFNNADHAANLFNLSEAGFIYTRLNNPTNDILEQRLATLEGGIGAVVTASGTAAINTTLLTLLKSGDHIVASSSLYGGTYNLLNVTLPRLGITTTFVDAANPENFSSAIQENTRAIFVESLGNPKLDVLDLKKIAAVSKSNNIPFIVDNTVASPALLNPIAYGANIVIHSLTKYISGNGTSLGGVVIDAGTFDWANGKFPEFTEPSAGYHGLVYHEALGAAAFIAKIRIEGLRDYGAALSPFNAFQILQGLETLEIRIQKHSENALALAQWLQEQDEVEWVRYPGLKEDEYYELANEYLPKGQSGIVTFGAKGGFESAKRIADETSIFSLLANIGDSKSLIIHPASTTHQQLTEEQQKSTGVTSDLIRLSVGLEDVEDLKTDLKNAFAVIKETV; from the coding sequence ATGAGTACTAAAAAACTAGCAACAAATGCTTTGCATGCAGGACACGATGTGAAGAGTAACGGAGGAACCAGAGCTGTTCCTATTTATCAAACCTCTTCATATGTTTTTAATAATGCTGATCATGCAGCGAATCTGTTTAATCTTTCAGAGGCAGGGTTTATCTACACGAGATTAAATAACCCTACTAATGATATCTTAGAGCAGCGTTTAGCAACACTGGAAGGAGGAATTGGTGCTGTTGTTACTGCTTCTGGGACAGCGGCAATTAATACCACACTGTTAACTTTGTTGAAGTCTGGAGATCATATTGTCGCTTCAAGCAGTCTTTATGGAGGAACGTATAACCTCCTCAATGTCACATTACCGCGCTTAGGGATTACAACTACTTTTGTAGATGCTGCTAATCCAGAAAATTTTTCTTCGGCAATTCAGGAGAATACTAGGGCAATATTTGTAGAATCATTAGGGAATCCAAAACTGGATGTATTGGATTTGAAAAAGATTGCAGCGGTATCAAAATCGAATAATATCCCTTTTATAGTGGATAATACAGTTGCTTCTCCAGCCTTATTAAATCCAATTGCATATGGGGCGAATATCGTTATACATTCATTGACAAAATACATTAGTGGAAATGGAACCTCTTTAGGAGGAGTGGTGATTGATGCAGGGACATTTGATTGGGCAAACGGAAAGTTTCCGGAGTTTACAGAACCTTCCGCAGGGTATCATGGATTAGTATATCACGAAGCGTTGGGAGCTGCAGCATTTATAGCAAAAATCAGAATAGAAGGGTTGAGAGATTATGGGGCAGCCCTAAGTCCATTTAATGCTTTTCAGATTTTGCAAGGATTGGAAACGCTGGAAATCAGGATACAGAAACACAGTGAAAATGCATTGGCATTAGCACAATGGTTGCAAGAGCAAGATGAAGTAGAGTGGGTTCGATATCCGGGATTAAAAGAAGATGAATACTATGAGTTAGCAAATGAATATTTGCCCAAAGGACAAAGTGGAATTGTAACTTTTGGAGCAAAAGGAGGTTTTGAATCAGCGAAAAGAATAGCAGATGAAACCAGCATATTCTCTTTACTGGCGAATATAGGAGACTCCAAGTCTTTGATTATTCATCCGGCAAGTACAACTCACCAGCAATTAACAGAAGAACAGCAAAAATCTACTGGAGTAACGAGTGATTTGATTCGTCTTTCGGTTGGATTGGAAGATGTGGAGGATCTAAAAACAGATTTAAAAAACGCATTTGCTGTAATTAAAGAAACGGTTTAA
- a CDS encoding alpha/beta fold hydrolase, whose product MLQRIQIDTFRTLQGVCFEKLSLTYEVFGQPLERAPVVLVNHALTGNSSVCGEDGWWKGLIGKGKCIDTDKYAILSFNIPGNGYQEEENKIEDYKAFVARDVAAIFLEGLQRLGVGELYAVIGGSVGGGIAWELAVLAPKLIRHLVPIASDWKSTDWLKATCLVQEQILLHSNNPVHDARLHAMLVYRTPESFSQKFERSFNEEKGMYNIESWLFHHGKKLESRFGLSSYKALNHILANIDITKDRGAFEEVIKDVECAIHQISVDSDLFFTAKENKDTFEILKKHNPKHTYGVVKSVHGHDAFFIEYDQLHQLLKHVF is encoded by the coding sequence ATGCTGCAACGAATTCAGATCGATACCTTTAGAACATTACAAGGAGTTTGTTTTGAAAAACTATCACTCACCTACGAAGTATTTGGGCAGCCACTGGAGCGTGCGCCAGTGGTGCTAGTCAATCACGCTTTGACAGGGAACTCTTCAGTGTGTGGAGAAGATGGTTGGTGGAAAGGTCTTATAGGAAAAGGAAAGTGTATTGATACTGATAAGTATGCAATTTTATCGTTTAATATTCCTGGAAATGGATATCAGGAAGAAGAAAATAAAATAGAGGATTATAAGGCGTTTGTCGCCAGAGATGTTGCAGCCATTTTTCTTGAAGGATTACAACGGTTAGGAGTAGGTGAATTATACGCAGTTATAGGAGGGTCTGTAGGAGGAGGAATAGCATGGGAGTTAGCTGTATTGGCGCCAAAATTGATCAGACATCTTGTTCCGATTGCTTCAGATTGGAAATCGACAGATTGGCTAAAAGCAACTTGTCTGGTACAAGAGCAAATTCTATTGCATTCTAATAATCCTGTTCATGATGCGAGACTTCATGCGATGCTGGTATATAGAACCCCGGAATCTTTTTCTCAAAAATTCGAAAGAAGTTTTAATGAGGAAAAAGGAATGTATAATATAGAAAGCTGGTTGTTTCATCACGGAAAGAAACTCGAAAGTAGGTTCGGGTTGTCTTCTTATAAAGCCTTAAATCATATTCTGGCTAATATAGATATCACAAAAGACAGGGGGGCATTTGAGGAGGTGATAAAAGATGTAGAATGTGCGATTCATCAGATCAGTGTAGATTCTGATTTGTTTTTTACAGCAAAAGAAAACAAAGATACATTTGAGATTTTGAAAAAACACAATCCTAAACATACATATGGAGTTGTTAAATCAGTTCATGGTCATGATGCTTTTTTTATAGAGTATGATCAATTACATCAATTATTAAAACACGTGTTTTAG